Proteins found in one Arachis stenosperma cultivar V10309 chromosome 8, arast.V10309.gnm1.PFL2, whole genome shotgun sequence genomic segment:
- the LOC130945706 gene encoding protein MAIN-LIKE 2-like — translation MTRPPEAIRPYLIRVGFEYVAYMVEFKHDWLLASALIERWRPESHTFHLACGEMTITLQDVAYQLGLRMVTSQSQTKWIVKLTWFLNTVCGELEQDATEECLLRYTREYIMQLIGGILFSDASNSRVHISAIEHGARDLGGCISLLLSWAYHRISLLQPDGFDTRPLVERWVLYRPDNARGEGRLRYYKCVLNGIGMLYWAHMELFGQGDQHLVPTGVVPDDLPIYHPPVTKSTTLIRILRPL, via the exons GTATGTGGCTTATATGGTTGAGTTCAAGCATGACTGGCTACTTGCCTCAGCGTTGATAGAGAGGTGGAGGCCTGAGTCCCACACCTTTCATTTAGCATGCGGGGAGATGACCATCACGCTGCAAGACGTGGCGTATCAGCTGGGACTCAGGATGGTGACCTC GCAGTCACAGACAAAGTGGATTGTCAAACTCACGTGGTTCCTTAACACTGTCTGTGGAGAGCTGGAgcaggacgccactgaggagtGCCTCCTGAGGTACACGAGAGAGTACATCATGCAGCTGATAGGGGGTATTCTATTTTCAGATGCATCTAACTCTCGAGTGCACATCAG TGCCATAGAGCATGGTGCGCGCGACCTTGGTGGTTGCATCAGCCTGCTATTGTCTTGGGCCTACCATCGTATTTCCCTGCTACAGCCCGATGGATTTGATACACGTCCACTGGTTGagag GTGGGTTCTGTACCGGCCTGACAATGCTAGGGGCGAGGGCCGCCTTAGGTATTACAAGTGTGTCCTGAATGGAATTGGGATGCTCTAC TGGGCACACATGGAGTTGTTTGGTCAGGGTGACCAGCACCTAGTGCCGACGGGGGTGGTGCCAGATGACCTGCCTATATACCATCCACCTGTGACCAAATCTACGACCCTCATCCGTATATTGCGCCCACTGTGA